From the Oxobacter pfennigii genome, one window contains:
- a CDS encoding N-acetylmuramoyl-L-alanine amidase produces the protein MNLGKVVFDPGHINGVNIDPKYPDYSEGTAMFELATMLNNDTGSPLTRGAYERPPLEDRAAIAKRYGANTLISLHTNYPTLGTIIYYSVKRPQDKAIAEQLGQAIADALGIKFRGAVTYPGKNDNDYYGIIRYGVEQGIEHAFLVEHGAHAELAIDTKNKLKKIAQVYKSLLFMEESEMKIKVVPSNPPDTWLAMGIARYIDGELSYVPDVKPNDICVQLGGLGEHGKLATPTAKLIVGTNMIDTAEQAIAWAKQYKKTGKIY, from the coding sequence TTGAACCTTGGCAAAGTAGTTTTTGACCCTGGGCATATAAATGGCGTAAATATAGACCCTAAATATCCGGATTACAGCGAAGGTACTGCAATGTTTGAATTGGCTACTATGCTTAATAATGATACGGGCTCTCCACTTACTAGGGGAGCCTATGAACGTCCTCCCCTTGAAGATCGTGCAGCAATAGCCAAAAGATACGGAGCCAATACATTAATATCTTTGCATACAAATTATCCTACACTTGGGACCATTATATATTACAGTGTAAAAAGGCCACAGGATAAAGCTATTGCAGAGCAACTGGGGCAGGCTATTGCCGACGCGCTTGGAATTAAGTTTAGAGGTGCTGTAACATATCCCGGAAAAAACGATAACGATTATTATGGTATTATCCGTTATGGGGTAGAGCAGGGAATAGAGCATGCATTTTTGGTTGAGCATGGAGCTCATGCCGAGCTGGCCATAGACACGAAAAACAAACTTAAAAAGATTGCACAAGTATACAAATCTTTATTATTTATGGAGGAAAGTGAAATGAAAATAAAAGTGGTACCGTCAAATCCCCCTGATACATGGCTTGCAATGGGGATTGCAAGATATATTGATGGAGAATTATCATATGTGCCTGATGTCAAACCAAACGATATATGTGTGCAGCTTGGGGGATTAGGTGAGCATGGTAAATTGGCCACTCCTACAGCAAAACTTATTGTCGGAACCAACATGATTGACACTGCAGAGCAGGCCATAGCGTGGGCAAAACAATATAAAAAGACAGGTAAAATATATTAA
- a CDS encoding BhlA/UviB family holin-like peptide has product METEVLKSIASYGVFAILFFYMFWDSQKEKKQDKKDAREREDKLMEHIEKSDAHIQKSDETLKDIAGKFSTVDDIKRDVSYIKEEIKELRR; this is encoded by the coding sequence ATGGAAACAGAAGTATTAAAAAGTATAGCGTCCTACGGAGTGTTTGCAATACTCTTTTTTTATATGTTTTGGGACTCACAAAAGGAAAAAAAGCAGGATAAAAAAGATGCCAGAGAACGAGAAGATAAGCTAATGGAACATATAGAAAAATCTGACGCTCATATACAAAAGAGTGATGAAACTCTAAAAGATATAGCAGGGAAATTTTCCACTGTTGACGATATAAAAAGAGATGTGAGCTATATCAAAGAAGAAATTAAAGAATTGAGAAGGTGA
- a CDS encoding S8/S53 family peptidase, with the protein MLSQNKKTFDYGRISDWHKAGYTGKGVNIAVLDDKYLPHVHTKAICPLNDSVPIQSGKDFHKPNSCSVNREVAPEASIYAFNWFGNAEATTEWLIEHKDMIDVVNCSFESPKDTKKNLLEQLLELDIPFVFSTGNSGGKTPKYPASMDGTIKIGAYNYITKEIPDYSNGGEDALGLTYIYIPNSKKIPFAFEGTSAAASVVAAMLGMYCQLRKENGKPKLTTDIAREFIRINSKSVDGHRLFLMPRAEEIGWKNEKGQNSYLLDEDVWLK; encoded by the coding sequence ATGCTAAGTCAAAATAAAAAAACATTTGATTATGGACGCATATCAGACTGGCATAAGGCTGGATATACCGGCAAGGGTGTAAATATAGCTGTCCTGGATGATAAATATTTACCTCATGTACATACAAAGGCTATATGCCCGCTTAATGACAGCGTACCTATACAGTCAGGTAAGGACTTCCACAAGCCGAATTCCTGTTCAGTTAACCGTGAAGTGGCTCCGGAGGCAAGCATCTACGCTTTCAACTGGTTCGGCAATGCAGAGGCTACTACCGAGTGGCTGATAGAGCATAAAGACATGATAGATGTGGTAAACTGCAGCTTTGAGAGCCCGAAAGACACAAAGAAGAACTTACTGGAGCAGTTACTTGAACTTGATATACCTTTTGTATTTAGCACCGGCAACTCTGGCGGTAAAACTCCTAAGTATCCTGCAAGCATGGATGGCACAATCAAAATAGGAGCATACAACTATATTACAAAGGAGATACCTGACTATTCAAACGGCGGTGAGGATGCTCTTGGCCTGACTTATATCTACATACCTAATAGCAAAAAAATTCCCTTTGCCTTCGAGGGCACCAGTGCAGCAGCTTCAGTGGTTGCAGCCATGTTAGGGATGTACTGCCAGTTGCGAAAAGAAAATGGCAAACCGAAATTAACAACCGATATAGCAAGGGAGTTTATAAGGATTAACTCCAAGTCTGTGGATGGCCATAGACTTTTTTTAATGCCCCGAGCTGAAGAGATAGGCTGGAAAAATGAGAAGGGTCAAAACTCCTACCTACTGGATGAGGATGTATGGCTGAAATAA
- the xerA gene encoding site-specific tyrosine recombinase/integron integrase, with product MYKEEVVIKILSKTIIEFPDIEQLTLRNIIEEVLYNYEIQPACTALVPTNDMHEKIALYLACKKLDGLSMNTLHGYGRQLLRLATFLNKNTVDITAMDIRMYLAHVTKHKNLKNTTLETIKSQIKSFFSWLETEDYINKSPARKIKPTKTEKLLVEALTIEELEMLREGCTALRERALVEVMYATGCRLSEIVQMDKGDIDYVNCCAKVYGKGKKERIVYFSSKAMYHLKKYLLSRTDDDEALFTTIRQPYRRLKSRAIQKEISKIAERTEITKNVHPHVLRHTLATLMLNNGADITSVQDILGHKDPATTQRYASLTEENKKQTYKKHLVQ from the coding sequence ATGTATAAAGAAGAGGTTGTAATAAAGATACTCAGTAAAACAATTATTGAATTTCCGGATATTGAGCAACTAACCTTGAGAAACATCATCGAAGAAGTGCTTTATAATTATGAAATACAGCCTGCTTGCACTGCTCTTGTGCCAACAAATGATATGCATGAAAAGATAGCCTTATATCTTGCATGTAAAAAACTTGACGGGTTAAGCATGAATACCCTGCATGGATATGGGAGACAGCTTTTGAGATTGGCCACATTTTTAAATAAAAATACAGTTGATATAACCGCTATGGATATCCGGATGTATTTAGCTCATGTCACAAAGCATAAGAATTTAAAGAATACAACGCTGGAAACCATAAAATCACAGATTAAAAGCTTTTTTAGCTGGCTTGAGACAGAAGACTATATTAATAAAAGTCCTGCCAGAAAAATTAAACCGACCAAAACGGAAAAACTTTTGGTTGAGGCCCTGACAATAGAAGAGCTTGAAATGCTCAGAGAAGGATGTACTGCCTTAAGGGAACGTGCATTGGTAGAAGTTATGTATGCTACCGGCTGCCGCTTAAGTGAAATAGTGCAAATGGATAAGGGCGACATTGATTATGTTAATTGCTGTGCGAAGGTATATGGGAAAGGTAAAAAAGAGAGGATTGTATATTTTAGCTCAAAGGCCATGTATCACCTAAAAAAATATTTATTATCCCGGACAGATGATGACGAAGCTTTATTTACAACCATTAGACAACCATATAGAAGACTAAAAAGCAGAGCGATACAAAAGGAAATTTCTAAAATAGCCGAGAGGACCGAAATTACAAAGAATGTACATCCACATGTATTAAGGCATACTCTAGCAACTTTAATGCTAAATAACGGAGCAGATATAACAAGTGTCCAGGACATCCTAGGACATAAAGACCCGGCAACTACCCAGAGATATGCCAGCCTTACAGAAGAAAATAAAAAACAGACTTATAAGAAACATCTTGTTCAATAA
- a CDS encoding helix-turn-helix domain-containing protein — translation MENELYNVLTFPEATQMWNLSESTLRKAIGTAKRLEEGVDYRKSGSVWLIRKSSMERVYGKLK, via the coding sequence TTGGAAAATGAGTTATACAATGTTTTAACCTTTCCTGAAGCTACTCAGATGTGGAATCTATCTGAAAGTACTCTAAGAAAAGCTATAGGAACCGCAAAAAGGCTTGAAGAGGGTGTCGATTACAGAAAAAGCGGTTCAGTATGGCTGATTAGGAAGTCATCTATGGAAAGGGTTTACGGAAAGCTCAAATAA
- a CDS encoding DUF4365 domain-containing protein produces the protein MTEEHIKEQISRAYAKAIAARAGIVLREYEGLDYGLDGRFSDVQYDTGRKRYVESGFGIDFQIKATTNILPKGNKLFYDLEVKNYKDLIKTKIGTPRILIIYSMPKQSEKWITVSDEDTVLKRCAWWCSLKGRDDTENEKKKRIEFPVSQKLTPDELRRLIECVKAGADL, from the coding sequence ATGACTGAGGAGCATATCAAAGAGCAAATAAGTCGGGCATATGCTAAAGCCATTGCCGCACGCGCTGGTATTGTATTAAGAGAATATGAAGGGTTAGATTATGGTTTAGACGGTAGGTTTTCTGATGTTCAGTATGATACGGGGCGCAAGAGATATGTTGAAAGCGGTTTTGGGATTGACTTTCAGATTAAGGCCACGACAAACATCTTACCCAAAGGTAATAAATTATTTTATGATTTAGAAGTAAAGAATTACAAAGACTTAATCAAGACTAAAATTGGCACTCCCCGTATATTAATCATATATTCTATGCCTAAGCAATCAGAAAAATGGATAACAGTGTCGGATGAAGATACTGTTCTAAAGCGGTGCGCGTGGTGGTGTTCATTAAAAGGGCGAGATGATACCGAAAACGAAAAAAAGAAGCGTATTGAGTTTCCTGTTTCGCAAAAACTTACACCTGATGAATTACGGCGGTTAATCGAATGTGTGAAAGCGGGTGCTGACCTATGA
- a CDS encoding SGNH/GDSL hydrolase family protein: MPSANKTTFLNLNDWAASDTPVYSDFKSDNQKIDAKMQVHENTLEEHTTQLADTTAQLSLLDDVKADKTDVNSLATAKADITYVNTQVASVASGSPKGTYADVSALTAAIPAGDTNIYITLDNGNWNYWNGSAWTGGGIYQSSGLPDESIERIKLARGSVTDSAINSSNPGKNLFDKDKVTYGYYISYTTGLPVVEAPSFPSCYSDFIVVEPETAYSQNYNHQMAFYNAAKTFIVGYNTQNFTSPSGAYYARVSCRNDRINTNQFEKGTVSTDYESYGYSIEKLRVVNDNILEKNVSADKMSFVLPEVIVGKNLFDKSKAIHGYYVNYLNGKLVAENPMYPTSVSDYTKINESTQYVLSNTAQVAFYDKDLKYISGVNKGTNPFMSPSGAVWARYNMDADQINTQQLEVGDTATRYEPYQIRIKSLNRRTDFNPNTIVLLGDSITADNNDALTDHGFFSWANIFLGQRFKVVKYAGVPGETSTEIYDRIENDVLPYNPAYCMILAGANDLRQAELSAEEIIANLKLIYNTLSDSGINIITSTLVADSTLNAPEIQKRYEVNEWIRNYCQQENIFLVDLPRRITDPNTGLPLANTTRDGEIHFSAKGAFLAGKELANKIGGFIKPLDMFTFDNADPSILNDNPTMLGDNGGMATGYLKTGGSATASKVTRTDEIGGEWQQLVSEASDTTVSFTSDYITVSPGDILTAQVEVAINTVESLKKVELYLSYYNSSNVYQSLYRTMAHNDAYPNIDIGNWSGVLKTNASAVPEGVAKLKIKVDINFVGTARIGRVELRKVNSY; encoded by the coding sequence ATGCCTAGTGCAAATAAAACAACTTTTTTAAACTTAAATGATTGGGCAGCCAGTGATACTCCAGTCTATTCAGATTTTAAGTCAGACAATCAAAAAATAGATGCAAAAATGCAAGTGCATGAAAATACTTTGGAAGAGCATACGACGCAATTGGCAGATACTACGGCACAATTAAGCTTACTTGATGATGTAAAGGCTGATAAAACAGATGTTAACTCACTTGCAACGGCAAAAGCGGATATCACTTACGTAAATACTCAAGTGGCAAGCGTGGCAAGTGGATCACCAAAAGGTACATATGCTGATGTATCAGCGTTAACAGCGGCAATTCCCGCAGGCGATACTAATATTTACATAACTCTTGACAACGGAAACTGGAATTATTGGAACGGTTCTGCGTGGACAGGTGGAGGTATATATCAGTCAAGTGGATTACCTGATGAAAGCATAGAAAGGATAAAACTAGCGAGAGGGTCGGTTACGGATAGTGCTATAAATAGCTCAAATCCGGGTAAAAATTTATTCGATAAAGATAAAGTTACATATGGATATTATATAAGCTATACCACCGGATTGCCCGTTGTAGAAGCCCCAAGTTTTCCGAGTTGTTACAGTGACTTCATAGTGGTCGAACCCGAAACAGCATATTCACAAAATTATAATCATCAGATGGCTTTTTATAATGCGGCGAAGACATTTATAGTTGGTTACAATACGCAGAATTTTACATCTCCTTCAGGGGCGTATTATGCAAGAGTATCTTGCAGAAATGATAGGATTAATACGAACCAATTTGAAAAAGGAACTGTAAGTACCGACTATGAATCATATGGATATTCAATTGAAAAGCTTCGAGTGGTGAATGACAACATACTAGAAAAAAATGTGTCTGCGGATAAAATGTCGTTTGTATTACCAGAGGTTATTGTAGGGAAAAACCTATTTGATAAAAGCAAAGCAATACACGGATATTATGTTAATTACTTGAATGGAAAATTAGTTGCTGAAAACCCGATGTACCCGACATCTGTGAGTGATTATACAAAGATAAATGAATCTACTCAGTATGTTTTAAGTAACACCGCACAGGTAGCCTTTTACGATAAGGATTTAAAGTACATAAGCGGAGTAAACAAAGGAACAAACCCTTTTATGTCTCCAAGCGGTGCGGTATGGGCAAGATACAATATGGATGCTGACCAAATTAATACTCAACAGTTAGAAGTAGGGGATACAGCAACACGCTATGAGCCATATCAGATTAGAATAAAAAGTCTAAACCGGCGTACAGATTTTAATCCAAATACTATTGTGTTGTTGGGAGACAGTATAACAGCGGATAATAATGATGCTTTAACGGATCATGGATTTTTTTCATGGGCTAACATATTTTTAGGACAAAGATTTAAGGTTGTTAAATATGCGGGTGTGCCTGGGGAAACATCGACAGAAATTTATGACAGAATAGAAAATGATGTACTTCCTTATAATCCTGCATATTGCATGATTTTAGCAGGTGCAAACGATTTGAGACAGGCAGAACTTTCGGCAGAAGAAATAATTGCAAATTTGAAATTAATATACAATACTTTGAGTGACAGTGGTATAAATATCATAACATCTACTTTAGTGGCAGATTCTACGCTTAATGCTCCCGAAATACAAAAAAGGTATGAGGTTAATGAATGGATTAGGAACTACTGCCAACAAGAGAATATATTTTTAGTAGATTTGCCAAGAAGGATAACAGATCCCAACACAGGGTTGCCATTGGCTAATACTACTAGGGATGGGGAAATACATTTTTCGGCTAAGGGAGCATTTCTGGCGGGAAAAGAACTTGCAAACAAGATAGGTGGATTTATAAAACCTTTAGATATGTTCACTTTTGACAATGCAGACCCATCAATATTAAATGATAATCCTACAATGTTAGGCGATAACGGAGGTATGGCAACTGGATATCTCAAAACTGGAGGAAGTGCAACAGCTTCAAAGGTAACAAGGACAGACGAAATAGGAGGAGAATGGCAACAACTTGTAAGTGAAGCATCAGACACTACAGTGTCATTCACCAGTGACTATATTACTGTTTCTCCTGGAGATATATTAACTGCCCAAGTTGAGGTTGCTATTAATACGGTAGAGAGCTTGAAAAAAGTTGAACTTTATCTCTCTTACTATAATTCGTCTAACGTGTACCAAAGCCTTTACCGAACGATGGCACACAATGATGCTTACCCCAATATCGACATAGGTAATTGGAGTGGTGTTTTAAAGACTAACGCTTCTGCTGTACCTGAGGGAGTGGCTAAATTAAAGATAAAGGTAGACATAAACTTCGTGGGAACTGCAAGGATTGGCAGGGTAGAATTACGAAAAGTTAATTCGTATTAG
- a CDS encoding phage tail protein → MDLQNLDLLKLQTKHMQQDPTTIAMCEALTPQLQVISDEVIYCLILARVDALPENILDELAVELHIEWYDATASIDIKRSLVKNSDKVHMYMGTPYALEQVIQDYFGEGEVLEWFDYSGLPYGFKVVSNGRISGEESLNKFIEKINMLKNERSRLEGLIINSKNDNPLYSAMIVNTKDYQTTEMELIEALTWEERDAYGYTWTQWGTEIDTFVEWQYYNVL, encoded by the coding sequence ATGGACCTTCAAAATCTTGATTTATTAAAATTGCAGACAAAGCATATGCAGCAAGACCCTACAACTATTGCAATGTGTGAGGCTCTTACTCCTCAATTGCAGGTAATATCTGACGAGGTGATTTATTGCCTTATATTGGCCAGAGTAGATGCCCTTCCGGAAAATATTTTGGATGAGCTGGCTGTGGAGCTACATATAGAATGGTATGATGCCACAGCATCTATAGATATTAAACGCTCTTTAGTAAAAAACTCCGATAAAGTCCATATGTATATGGGCACACCCTATGCCTTAGAACAGGTAATACAAGACTATTTCGGAGAAGGTGAAGTCCTGGAATGGTTTGATTATTCAGGACTGCCTTATGGATTTAAAGTAGTCAGCAATGGCAGAATAAGCGGCGAAGAATCATTAAATAAATTTATCGAAAAGATTAATATGTTAAAAAATGAGCGTTCCAGGCTTGAAGGTTTGATTATCAATAGTAAAAATGATAATCCTTTATACTCAGCTATGATTGTTAATACCAAAGATTATCAGACAACCGAAATGGAGCTCATTGAAGCTCTAACGTGGGAAGAAAGAGATGCATATGGATATACATGGACACAATGGGGCACTGAAATTGATACTTTCGTGGAATGGCAATATTATAATGTATTATAA
- a CDS encoding baseplate assembly protein yields MSEINFVEVDSKEINKNLVNRFSTALNDTLYPGDERRIFLDQETSVIVGLKNDINLTGRQNLLKYAKGAVLDALGERVNTPRLQAEKAVTTLRYTLSQAQEIPYMIVSGQRATPDGALFFITIDDLTIPAGETQGTVKAQAIETGEKYNGFVPGQINKIVDPIPYVAAVENTEESSGGTETEPDDDGINVWSGYRERIRKAPGGFSTAGPKDAYIYHAMSADANIQDVSVDTDTLKIFDIEAFEAAYPSVDPTPFYTERPGAEVTIVALMKDGEMPTQTVLDKISAKVNDKKVRPLTDHVTVSAPDEVEYDIELTYYISADRAAEEENIRSEIEDTGGAIDIYVLWQKSKLKRAINPDYLRQLMYAAGVYKIDITYPVYTEIEKDQVAICNDINITYGGLL; encoded by the coding sequence ATGAGCGAAATAAATTTTGTTGAAGTGGATTCCAAAGAAATTAATAAAAATCTTGTAAATAGATTTAGTACGGCACTTAATGATACCTTGTATCCGGGAGACGAGCGCCGTATATTTTTAGACCAGGAAACATCGGTAATTGTCGGTTTAAAGAACGATATAAATTTAACTGGCAGGCAGAACCTTTTAAAATATGCAAAAGGGGCGGTATTGGATGCCTTAGGTGAGAGGGTTAATACTCCAAGGCTGCAGGCAGAAAAAGCTGTTACAACCCTAAGATATACACTGTCACAAGCACAGGAAATTCCATATATGATTGTTTCGGGACAGCGTGCAACACCGGATGGAGCTTTGTTTTTTATAACAATTGATGATTTGACCATACCGGCTGGTGAAACACAGGGAACAGTAAAAGCTCAGGCAATAGAAACCGGAGAGAAGTATAACGGATTTGTACCCGGCCAGATAAATAAGATTGTGGATCCCATCCCTTATGTAGCAGCAGTAGAAAATACAGAAGAAAGCAGCGGAGGGACAGAAACTGAACCTGATGATGACGGTATAAACGTATGGAGCGGGTACAGGGAGAGAATAAGGAAAGCTCCCGGGGGATTTTCAACAGCAGGTCCTAAGGATGCATATATTTATCATGCTATGTCAGCAGATGCAAATATTCAGGATGTATCTGTAGATACTGATACCCTTAAAATATTTGATATAGAAGCCTTTGAGGCTGCTTATCCGAGTGTTGACCCGACTCCTTTTTATACAGAGCGGCCGGGAGCAGAAGTAACTATTGTAGCACTCATGAAAGATGGGGAGATGCCGACTCAGACTGTATTGGATAAAATCAGTGCCAAGGTTAACGACAAGAAGGTACGGCCGTTAACAGACCATGTTACAGTATCGGCACCGGATGAAGTGGAATATGACATTGAGTTGACTTATTACATTTCCGCTGACAGAGCAGCAGAGGAAGAAAATATCAGGAGTGAAATTGAGGATACTGGCGGAGCTATTGATATATATGTGCTCTGGCAGAAAAGCAAGCTTAAAAGGGCAATCAATCCGGATTACTTAAGGCAGCTCATGTATGCTGCAGGAGTTTATAAGATTGATATTACTTATCCTGTATATACAGAGATAGAAAAAGACCAGGTTGCGATATGCAATGATATAAATATAACCTATGGAGGGTTGTTATAA
- a CDS encoding GPW/gp25 family protein — protein sequence MVYTIDTTKAELNWAARGAERILQNVQNLISTFKYEVAYKRTMGIDPDIIDLPIEKLKARYAEAVYQLILDYEPRATVKNVRFIDIDKEGHVNFAVEVEI from the coding sequence ATGGTTTATACAATAGATACTACAAAAGCAGAGTTGAATTGGGCTGCCAGAGGAGCGGAAAGGATACTGCAGAATGTGCAGAATCTTATTTCCACCTTTAAGTATGAGGTTGCATATAAGCGCACCATGGGAATTGACCCTGACATAATTGACCTTCCCATTGAAAAATTAAAGGCAAGGTATGCAGAGGCTGTATACCAGCTTATCCTGGATTATGAGCCAAGAGCAACCGTAAAAAATGTTAGATTCATTGATATAGATAAGGAAGGCCATGTTAATTTTGCGGTGGAGGTTGAAATATGA
- a CDS encoding phage tail protein → MPIASFANKTFQTDTEKIYTFGDYQYNSNFQTEKQDAQGVKPSTYNKGPDLDNMSFKIVLDAELGINPRREWEEWRQIMHQGIPYPFILGNKPLSENKFLLINIGKSNVRIDNYGNILYMELNLQFDEYVRPGSQKSTSSAANSPGLANNILEMLDPELLGLLNKSSQKRTNTQMNLAMLNRVD, encoded by the coding sequence ATGCCGATAGCCAGTTTTGCGAACAAAACTTTTCAAACCGATACAGAAAAAATATATACCTTTGGCGATTATCAATATAATTCAAATTTTCAGACGGAAAAGCAGGATGCCCAGGGAGTAAAGCCGTCCACGTATAATAAAGGTCCTGATTTGGACAACATGAGCTTTAAGATAGTGCTTGATGCAGAGTTGGGTATTAATCCCCGCAGAGAATGGGAAGAATGGCGCCAGATAATGCATCAGGGTATACCTTATCCCTTCATCTTGGGAAATAAGCCATTAAGTGAAAATAAATTTTTACTTATTAATATAGGTAAAAGCAATGTGAGGATTGATAATTACGGTAATATCCTATACATGGAACTAAATCTGCAGTTTGATGAGTATGTAAGGCCAGGGAGCCAAAAGAGTACATCATCAGCTGCAAATTCTCCAGGGCTTGCTAATAATATACTTGAAATGTTAGACCCTGAGCTATTGGGATTACTTAATAAATCAAGCCAAAAAAGAACTAATACCCAGATGAATTTAGCAATGCTTAACAGGGTTGATTAA
- a CDS encoding phage late control D family protein, with translation MQLMYEDSNILGAVELNKADITDSAGGRADSMELIFNDSDTWSRWNPKKNDRIQIIDSGFDTGVMYADELEQRSGLFIIRALPFPQSVKERNTKGWENVRFTEIVREITNKHGFKLQAFGIEDHFYNRIDQNEQADLKFLSFRCILEGYVLKISAGKVIIYNESYMENQASARTINKNEFDGRYKFLSTSTHIYAGCRLTYGNYKSNYMPANAPAGPILKLSNIQVTSQTEADRYARNLLRFYNKHEYTGSFTIKKDAGLAAGVNTNITGLGMSDGKYFLSSVVHRLVEGKTSINARRVLEGY, from the coding sequence ATGCAACTTATGTATGAGGACAGTAATATATTAGGTGCTGTTGAACTTAATAAGGCCGATATAACCGATTCAGCCGGAGGCAGGGCTGACAGCATGGAATTAATCTTTAATGATTCCGATACTTGGAGCCGGTGGAACCCTAAAAAAAATGACAGAATACAGATAATAGATTCCGGATTTGATACAGGGGTAATGTATGCCGATGAGCTGGAACAAAGGAGCGGTTTATTCATAATCCGTGCATTGCCTTTCCCTCAGTCAGTTAAGGAAAGAAATACTAAAGGCTGGGAAAATGTAAGGTTTACCGAAATTGTCAGAGAAATTACAAATAAACATGGCTTTAAGCTTCAGGCTTTCGGCATTGAGGACCATTTTTACAATCGAATAGACCAAAACGAGCAGGCAGATTTAAAATTTCTGTCCTTCAGATGTATTTTAGAGGGTTATGTTTTAAAAATCAGCGCCGGGAAGGTCATTATATATAACGAAAGCTACATGGAGAATCAGGCAAGTGCCAGAACCATAAATAAGAACGAATTTGACGGCAGATATAAGTTTTTAAGCACATCAACCCATATTTATGCAGGTTGCAGGCTGACCTATGGCAATTACAAATCAAATTATATGCCTGCAAATGCCCCGGCAGGACCTATTTTAAAATTAAGCAATATACAGGTAACTTCCCAGACCGAAGCGGACAGATATGCTAGGAATCTTCTGAGGTTTTATAACAAGCATGAGTATACAGGCAGTTTTACTATTAAAAAAGATGCAGGACTTGCAGCAGGGGTAAATACTAATATAACTGGACTGGGTATGTCAGACGGCAAATATTTTTTAAGCAGCGTAGTCCATAGGCTTGTGGAAGGTAAGACAAGCATTAATGCCAGAAGAGTATTGGAGGGGTATTGA
- a CDS encoding tail protein X, translating to MADYFEYTTMQGDTFDILALDAYNDEFKAHLIIQANPEHASTVIFSEGVRLKIPIISEEAAYTLPPWKR from the coding sequence ATGGCTGATTATTTTGAATATACAACCATGCAGGGTGACACTTTCGATATATTAGCTTTAGACGCATACAACGATGAGTTTAAAGCACATTTGATTATACAGGCTAATCCGGAACATGCTTCTACGGTAATTTTCAGCGAAGGGGTTAGGCTTAAAATACCTATAATATCGGAAGAAGCAGCATATACCCTGCCTCCGTGGAAGAGGTGA
- a CDS encoding phage major tail tube protein produces the protein MIISGTVIAHKLLTDGLEIDDNVSVQLPSIETQTGELKGAGIMGTIDMPASGQIGSLVFTVNLRSMNKNSGELMRPGIRNIELRFVRDVMTTDGSMIPEGTKIFITGINKKYDPGKVEINATMDGAADFEVLRYRQVVAGKETLLIDKRNFIFKINGRDYMQDIRSALG, from the coding sequence ATGATAATATCCGGTACTGTAATTGCACATAAACTGTTGACTGACGGATTAGAGATTGATGATAATGTATCAGTACAGCTGCCAAGTATAGAGACTCAGACTGGCGAACTAAAAGGAGCAGGTATTATGGGTACTATAGATATGCCTGCAAGCGGCCAGATAGGCAGCTTGGTATTTACGGTTAATTTAAGATCCATGAACAAAAATTCCGGAGAATTGATGCGGCCGGGAATCCGTAATATTGAGCTGAGGTTTGTAAGGGACGTAATGACAACTGACGGCAGCATGATTCCGGAGGGAACAAAGATTTTTATAACCGGAATCAATAAAAAATACGACCCCGGGAAAGTGGAAATCAATGCTACAATGGACGGCGCTGCCGACTTTGAAGTATTGAGGTACAGGCAGGTAGTGGCCGGAAAAGAAACGCTTTTGATTGATAAGCGTAATTTTATTTTTAAAATAAACGGCAGAGATTATATGCAGGATATCAGGTCAGCCCTTGGTTAA